A stretch of the Epinephelus fuscoguttatus linkage group LG2, E.fuscoguttatus.final_Chr_v1 genome encodes the following:
- the fth1a gene encoding ferritin, heavy polypeptide 1a — protein MSSQVRQNYHQDCEAAINRQINLELYASYVYLSMGYYFDRDDQALHNFAKFFRHQSHEEREHAEKLMKLQNQRGGRIFLQDVKKPERDEWGSGVEALECALQLEKSVNQSLLDLHKLCSEHNDPHLCDFIETHYLDEQVKSIKELADWVTNLRRMGAPQNGLAEYLFDKHTMGKESS, from the exons ATGAGTTCCCAGGTGAGACAGAACTACCACCAGGACTGCGAGGCTGCAATCAACAGGCAGATCAACCTGGAGCTGTACGCCTCCTACGTCTACCTGTCAATG GGATACTACTTTGACCGGGACGACCAGGCATTGCACAACTTTGCCAAGTTCTTCCGCCATCAGTCGCACGAGGAGCGCGAGCATGCTGAGAAGCTGATGAAACTGCAGAACCAGAGGGGGGGGAGGATTTTCCTACAAGACGTCAAG AAACCAGAGAGGGACGAGTGGGGCAGTGGTGTTGAGGCACTTGAATGTGCCCTGCAGCTGGAGAAGAGCGTGAACCAGTCACTGCTGGACTTGCACAAGCTCTGCTCTGAACACAACGACCCACAT ttgTGCGATTTCATCGAGACACACTACCTGGACGAGCAGGTGAAGTCCATCAAAGAGCTGGCAGACTGGGTGACCAACCTGCGCCGCATGGGAGCCCCTCAGAACGGCTTGGCCGAGTACCTGTTCGACAAACACACCATGGGCAAAGAAAGCAGCTAA
- the lin7c gene encoding protein lin-7 homolog C codes for MASLGEPVRLERDINRAVELLDKLQRTGEVPPQKLQALQRVLQSEFCNAVREVYEHVYETVDINSSPEVRANATAKATVAAFAASEGHSHPRVVELPKTEEGLGFNIMGGKEQNSPIYISRIIPGGIADRHGGLKRGDQLLSVNGVSVEGEHHEKAVELLKAAQGTVKLVVRYTPKVLEEMESRFEKMRSAKRRQQNNYPQ; via the exons ATGGCATCGCTTGGGGAGCCCGTGCGGTTGGAAAGAG aTATTAACCGTGCTGTTGAACTGCTCGATAAGCTTCAGAGGACAGGGGAAGTGCCTCCCCAGAAGCTGCAGGCACTGCAGAGGGTGTTACAGAGTGAATTCTGTAACGCTGTCAGAGAA GTTTACGAACATGTGTATGAAACAGTGGACATCAACAGCAGTCCTGAGGTCAGGGCCAACGCCACAGCTAAG GCTACAGTGGCAGCTTTTGCAGCAAGTGAGGGACACTCACACCCACGTGTCGTGGAACTGCCCAAGACAGAAGAAGGCCTGGGTTTCAATATAATGGGTGGAAAGGAGCAAAACTCACCTATATACATCTCACGGATCATCCCGGGAGGCATTGCTGACCGACATGGAGGCCTGAAGAGAGGCGACCAGCTTCTGTCTGTTAATGGGGTG AGTGTGGAAGGTGAGCACCACGAGAAGGCTGTGGAGCTCCTGAAAGCAGCTCAGGGCACAGTGAAGCTGGTAGTAAGGTACACCCCCAAAGTCCTAGAGGAAATGGAGTCACGCTTTGAGAAAATGAGGTCGGCAAAGCGCCGGCAACAGAACAACTACCCCCAGTAG
- the rplp2l gene encoding ribosomal protein, large P2, like: protein MRYVAAYLLAALGGNENPDAKDIKKILESVGIEADDTRLDKVISELSGKNVEEVIATGYGKLASMPAGGAVAVASSAAAGAGGAAAPAAEEKKEEKKEESEESDDDMGFGLFD from the exons ATGCGTTACGTTGCTGCTTACCTGCTCGCTGCCCTCGGTGGCAATGAGAACCCCGACGCCAAGGACATCAAGAAGATCCTGGAAAGTGTTGGCATTGAGGCCGATGACACACGCCTGGACAAG GTCATCAGTGAGCTGTCAGGCAAGAATGTGGAGGAGGTGATCGCCACAG GTTACGGTAAACTGGCCAGCATGCCAGCAGGCGGTGCCGTGGCCGTTGCCAGCTCTGCGGCTGCTGGCGCTGGCGGAGCTGCTGCCCCTGCAG ctgaggagaagaaggaagagaagaaggaggagtcTGAGGAGTCCGATGACGACATGGGATTCGGCCTGTTTGACTAA
- the mcee gene encoding methylmalonyl-CoA epimerase, mitochondrial, whose product MASAALKVAVAGLSRCSRLTLMRAHSTTAPLRQGVPGSVWKLGRLNHIAIAVPDMEKATALYRDVLGATVSDKVPLPEHGVYTVFVELGNTKLELLHPLGEKSPIAGFLQKNKSGGMHHICIEVDDINAAIADLKAKNIRTLSAEPRIGAHGKPVMFLHPKDCDGVLVELEEA is encoded by the exons ATGGCGTCCGCCGCGCTGAAGGTTGCAG TGGCAGGTCTCTCCAGATGTTCTCGTCTAACACTCATGAGGGCCCATTCAACGACAGCACCCCTCCGGCAGGGCGTCCCTGGGTCAGTGTGGAAGCTGGGGAGGCTGAACCACATTGCCATTGCTGTCCCTGACATGGAGAAGGCCACGGCTCTGTATCGGGACGTGCTGGGTGCCACAGTGAGTGATAAGGTGCCCCTGCCTGAGCACGGCGTCTACACGGTGTTTGTGGAGCTCGGCAACACTaaactggagctgctccatCCTCTGGGGGAGAAGAGCCCGATCGCTGGATTCCTACAGAAGAACAAGTCTGGGGGGATGCATCACATTTGTATTGAG GTGGACGACATAAATGCTGCCATAGCTGACCTGAAAGCAAAGAACATCAGAACTCTGTCAGCAGAGCCTCGGATAGGTGCTCATGGGAAACCAGTGATGTTCCTTCATCCTAAAGACTGTGACGGTGTGCTGGTGGAGCTCGAAGAAGCGTGA
- the bdnf gene encoding brain-derived neurotrophic factor isoform X4, producing MFHQVRRVMTILFLTMVISYFSCMRAAPLRDAPGMRGHRTEGYLGAAATAARGHGTPQSGGGPGQRGELPSLTDTFEQVIEELLEVEGEAAQLGQGADKSQGGGGPSSVVAADTKDVDLYDSRVMISNQVPLEPPLLFLLEEYKNYLDAANMSMRVRRHSDPSRRGELSVCDSISQWVTAVDKKTAIDMSGQTVTVMEKVPVPNGQLKQYFYETKCNPMGYTKEGCRGIDKRHYNSQCRTTQSYVRALTMDSKKKIGWRFIRIDTSCVCTLTIKRGR from the coding sequence TTCCACCAGGTTAGAAGAGTGATGACCATCCTGTTCCTTACTATGGTTATTTCATACTTCAGTTGCATGAGAGCTGCGCCCCTGAGAGATGCCCCGGGCATGCGGGGCCATCGGACGGAAGGCTACTTGGGCGCTGCTGCGACGGCCGCACGAGGCCATGGGACTCCACAGAGTGGTGGTGGGCCAGGCCAGCGCGGGGAACTGCCCTCACTCACAGACACGTTTGAGCAGGTGATAGaggagctgctggaggtggagggagaggCGGCACAGCTGGGACAGGGGGCTGATAAGAGCCAGGGAGGTGGGGGCCCGTCCTCTGTGGTCGCCGCAGACACCAAGGATGTCGACCTGTACGACTCGCGGGTGATGATCAGCAACCAAGTGCCTTTGGAGCCGCCGTTGCTCTTTCTCCTGGAGGAATACAAAAACTATCTGGATGCCGCTAACATGTCCATGAGGGTGCGGCGACACTCCGATCCCTCGCGGCGCGgagagctcagtgtgtgtgacagtatTAGCCAGTGGGTGACAGCTGTGGATAAAAAGACGGCAATAGACATGTCTGGGCAGACAGTTACCGTCATGGAAAAGGTCCCTGTCCCCAATGGCCAACTGAAGCAATACTTTTATGAGACCAAATGCAACCCCATGGGGTACACAAAGGAGGGCTGCAGAGGAATAGACAAGCGGCATTATAATTCCCAATGCAGGACAACCCAGTCCTACGTGCGAGCGCTTACCATGGATAGCAAAAAGAAGATTGGCTGGCGGTTTATAAGGATAGACACTTCATGTGTATGCACATTGACCATTAAAAGAGGGAGATAG
- the bdnf gene encoding brain-derived neurotrophic factor isoform X1, producing the protein MKCDHPCRCVLHVCAASKFHQVRRVMTILFLTMVISYFSCMRAAPLRDAPGMRGHRTEGYLGAAATAARGHGTPQSGGGPGQRGELPSLTDTFEQVIEELLEVEGEAAQLGQGADKSQGGGGPSSVVAADTKDVDLYDSRVMISNQVPLEPPLLFLLEEYKNYLDAANMSMRVRRHSDPSRRGELSVCDSISQWVTAVDKKTAIDMSGQTVTVMEKVPVPNGQLKQYFYETKCNPMGYTKEGCRGIDKRHYNSQCRTTQSYVRALTMDSKKKIGWRFIRIDTSCVCTLTIKRGR; encoded by the coding sequence TTCCACCAGGTTAGAAGAGTGATGACCATCCTGTTCCTTACTATGGTTATTTCATACTTCAGTTGCATGAGAGCTGCGCCCCTGAGAGATGCCCCGGGCATGCGGGGCCATCGGACGGAAGGCTACTTGGGCGCTGCTGCGACGGCCGCACGAGGCCATGGGACTCCACAGAGTGGTGGTGGGCCAGGCCAGCGCGGGGAACTGCCCTCACTCACAGACACGTTTGAGCAGGTGATAGaggagctgctggaggtggagggagaggCGGCACAGCTGGGACAGGGGGCTGATAAGAGCCAGGGAGGTGGGGGCCCGTCCTCTGTGGTCGCCGCAGACACCAAGGATGTCGACCTGTACGACTCGCGGGTGATGATCAGCAACCAAGTGCCTTTGGAGCCGCCGTTGCTCTTTCTCCTGGAGGAATACAAAAACTATCTGGATGCCGCTAACATGTCCATGAGGGTGCGGCGACACTCCGATCCCTCGCGGCGCGgagagctcagtgtgtgtgacagtatTAGCCAGTGGGTGACAGCTGTGGATAAAAAGACGGCAATAGACATGTCTGGGCAGACAGTTACCGTCATGGAAAAGGTCCCTGTCCCCAATGGCCAACTGAAGCAATACTTTTATGAGACCAAATGCAACCCCATGGGGTACACAAAGGAGGGCTGCAGAGGAATAGACAAGCGGCATTATAATTCCCAATGCAGGACAACCCAGTCCTACGTGCGAGCGCTTACCATGGATAGCAAAAAGAAGATTGGCTGGCGGTTTATAAGGATAGACACTTCATGTGTATGCACATTGACCATTAAAAGAGGGAGATAG
- the bdnf gene encoding brain-derived neurotrophic factor isoform X2, producing MADRQHPPLQAVEQTEFHQVRRVMTILFLTMVISYFSCMRAAPLRDAPGMRGHRTEGYLGAAATAARGHGTPQSGGGPGQRGELPSLTDTFEQVIEELLEVEGEAAQLGQGADKSQGGGGPSSVVAADTKDVDLYDSRVMISNQVPLEPPLLFLLEEYKNYLDAANMSMRVRRHSDPSRRGELSVCDSISQWVTAVDKKTAIDMSGQTVTVMEKVPVPNGQLKQYFYETKCNPMGYTKEGCRGIDKRHYNSQCRTTQSYVRALTMDSKKKIGWRFIRIDTSCVCTLTIKRGR from the coding sequence TTCCACCAGGTTAGAAGAGTGATGACCATCCTGTTCCTTACTATGGTTATTTCATACTTCAGTTGCATGAGAGCTGCGCCCCTGAGAGATGCCCCGGGCATGCGGGGCCATCGGACGGAAGGCTACTTGGGCGCTGCTGCGACGGCCGCACGAGGCCATGGGACTCCACAGAGTGGTGGTGGGCCAGGCCAGCGCGGGGAACTGCCCTCACTCACAGACACGTTTGAGCAGGTGATAGaggagctgctggaggtggagggagaggCGGCACAGCTGGGACAGGGGGCTGATAAGAGCCAGGGAGGTGGGGGCCCGTCCTCTGTGGTCGCCGCAGACACCAAGGATGTCGACCTGTACGACTCGCGGGTGATGATCAGCAACCAAGTGCCTTTGGAGCCGCCGTTGCTCTTTCTCCTGGAGGAATACAAAAACTATCTGGATGCCGCTAACATGTCCATGAGGGTGCGGCGACACTCCGATCCCTCGCGGCGCGgagagctcagtgtgtgtgacagtatTAGCCAGTGGGTGACAGCTGTGGATAAAAAGACGGCAATAGACATGTCTGGGCAGACAGTTACCGTCATGGAAAAGGTCCCTGTCCCCAATGGCCAACTGAAGCAATACTTTTATGAGACCAAATGCAACCCCATGGGGTACACAAAGGAGGGCTGCAGAGGAATAGACAAGCGGCATTATAATTCCCAATGCAGGACAACCCAGTCCTACGTGCGAGCGCTTACCATGGATAGCAAAAAGAAGATTGGCTGGCGGTTTATAAGGATAGACACTTCATGTGTATGCACATTGACCATTAAAAGAGGGAGATAG
- the bdnf gene encoding brain-derived neurotrophic factor isoform X5, with protein MTILFLTMVISYFSCMRAAPLRDAPGMRGHRTEGYLGAAATAARGHGTPQSGGGPGQRGELPSLTDTFEQVIEELLEVEGEAAQLGQGADKSQGGGGPSSVVAADTKDVDLYDSRVMISNQVPLEPPLLFLLEEYKNYLDAANMSMRVRRHSDPSRRGELSVCDSISQWVTAVDKKTAIDMSGQTVTVMEKVPVPNGQLKQYFYETKCNPMGYTKEGCRGIDKRHYNSQCRTTQSYVRALTMDSKKKIGWRFIRIDTSCVCTLTIKRGR; from the coding sequence ATGACCATCCTGTTCCTTACTATGGTTATTTCATACTTCAGTTGCATGAGAGCTGCGCCCCTGAGAGATGCCCCGGGCATGCGGGGCCATCGGACGGAAGGCTACTTGGGCGCTGCTGCGACGGCCGCACGAGGCCATGGGACTCCACAGAGTGGTGGTGGGCCAGGCCAGCGCGGGGAACTGCCCTCACTCACAGACACGTTTGAGCAGGTGATAGaggagctgctggaggtggagggagaggCGGCACAGCTGGGACAGGGGGCTGATAAGAGCCAGGGAGGTGGGGGCCCGTCCTCTGTGGTCGCCGCAGACACCAAGGATGTCGACCTGTACGACTCGCGGGTGATGATCAGCAACCAAGTGCCTTTGGAGCCGCCGTTGCTCTTTCTCCTGGAGGAATACAAAAACTATCTGGATGCCGCTAACATGTCCATGAGGGTGCGGCGACACTCCGATCCCTCGCGGCGCGgagagctcagtgtgtgtgacagtatTAGCCAGTGGGTGACAGCTGTGGATAAAAAGACGGCAATAGACATGTCTGGGCAGACAGTTACCGTCATGGAAAAGGTCCCTGTCCCCAATGGCCAACTGAAGCAATACTTTTATGAGACCAAATGCAACCCCATGGGGTACACAAAGGAGGGCTGCAGAGGAATAGACAAGCGGCATTATAATTCCCAATGCAGGACAACCCAGTCCTACGTGCGAGCGCTTACCATGGATAGCAAAAAGAAGATTGGCTGGCGGTTTATAAGGATAGACACTTCATGTGTATGCACATTGACCATTAAAAGAGGGAGATAG